From Chryseobacterium camelliae:
CTTACAGATACTGTTCAAAAAGAAACCGGAAATCATCCCTGCCATTTCTATGATGCCAAAATTATAGATCAGGCAAAACATCTCCTGCTGCATACCAATTCTTCTATAGCAGACATTGCCAAAATGCTCACTTACGATCCATCTAACTTTTCTAAATTCTTTAAAAAATTTGTTAAGCAAACTCCGGGGCAATTTAGAAAAGAAAACAAAAAATAAAAGTTCGGGAAAGTTCACCATAAATAAAACTTCTGTCTTTAAGATATTTGTAACAGATAAATTTCAACACAAAAAACAAATATTATGACAAGACATGATGTTAATGGAAAAGTAGTATTAATCGCCGGAGGTGCTAAGAACCTTGGCGGATTATTAAGCAGGGATTTTGCCGCAAAAGGAGCAAAATTAGTCATTCATTACAATAGTGACAGTACAAAAGACGATGCCGAAAAAACGCTACAGGAGGTAAAAGCAGTAGGAGCAGAAGCAATTCTGCTTCAGGGCGATCTT
This genomic window contains:
- a CDS encoding helix-turn-helix domain-containing protein — encoded protein: MEKDENTPKKRSTEITERYFEFLDRHISDVINGETSDFMELNQIAAAIAVSHNHLTDTVQKETGNHPCHFYDAKIIDQAKHLLLHTNSSIADIAKMLTYDPSNFSKFFKKFVKQTPGQFRKENKK